A window from Acinonyx jubatus isolate Ajub_Pintada_27869175 chromosome E1, VMU_Ajub_asm_v1.0, whole genome shotgun sequence encodes these proteins:
- the LOC113592408 gene encoding nucleoside diphosphate kinase B — translation MAHQERTFIAVKPDGVQRGLVGEIIKRFEQKGFRLVAMKFLQASEELLKQHYIDLKDRPFFPGLVKYMNSGPVVAMVWEGLNVVKTGRVMLGETNPADSKPGTIRGDFCIQVGRNIIHGSDSVKSAEKEISLWFKPEELVDYKPCAFDWIYE, via the exons ATGGCCCACCAGGAGCGCACGTTCATCGCCGTCAAGCCGGACGGCGTGCAGCGCGGCCTGGTGGGCGAGATCATCAAGCGCTTCGAGCAGAAGGGCTTCCGCCTCGTGGCCATGAAGTTCCTGCAG GCCTCGGAGGAACTCCTGAAGCAGCACTACATTGACCTGAAGGACCGCCCTTTCTTCCCCGGGCTGGTGAAGTACATGAATTCCGGGCCGGTTGTGGCCATG GTCTGGGAGGGACTGAACGTGGTAAAGACGGGGCGAGTGATGCTTGGGGAGACCAACCCAGCAGATTCTAAGCCAGGCACCATCCGTGGGGACTTCTGCATTCAAGTTGGCAG GAACATCATTCATGGCAGTGATTCAGTAAAAAGTGCAGAGAAAGAAATCAGCCTGTGGTTTAAGCCGGAAGAATTGGTTGACTACAAGCCTTGTGCTTTTGACTGGATCTACGAATAA
- the LOC106986753 gene encoding nucleoside diphosphate kinase A: MANSERTFIAIKPDGVQRGLVGEIIKRFEQKGFRLVAMKLIQASEDLLKEHYIDLKDRPFFAGLVKYMQSGPVVAMVWEGLNVVKTGRVMLGETNPADSKPGTIRGDFCIQVGRNIIHGSDSVESAEKEIGLWFQPEELVDYKSCAQNWIYE; encoded by the exons ATGGCCAACAGCGAACGCACCTTCATTGCCATCAAGCCTGATGGGGTCCAGCGCGGCCTCGTGGGAGAGATCATCAAGCGTTTTGAGCAAAAGGGATTCCGCCTCGTTGCTATGAAATTAATTCAG GCTTCCGAAGACCTTCTCAAGGAACACTACATTGACCTGAAGGACCGTCCATTCTTTGCCGGCCTGGTGAAGTACATGCAATCAGGGCCTGTGGTTGCCATG GTCTGGGAGGGGCTGAATGTGGTGAAGACAGGCCGGGTGATGCTGGGAGAGACCAACCCTGCGGACTCCAAGCCCGGGACCATCCGTGGAGACTTTTGCATCCAAGTTGGCAG GAACATCATCCATGGCAGTGATTCCGTGGAAAGTGCGGAGAAGGAGATTGGCTTGTGGTTTCAGCCTGAAGAGCTGGTGGATTACAAGAGCTGTGCTCAGAACTGGATCTACGAGTGA